Proteins co-encoded in one Bacillus infantis NRRL B-14911 genomic window:
- a CDS encoding YwpF-like family protein translates to MKTFKLISLQVVEEDGLKEIALDDGLIINKEDEYSNWLIEAYTDKSYTRYFSDALDQQKELVVQAVITKKENDPAAFVTRVSSIKELENHISVLLEGSLKRTKSDYAELLLDSLLQSGMEGDVLLNEFKTKMKSKPGLAAVKK, encoded by the coding sequence ATGAAGACTTTTAAGTTGATCTCACTGCAGGTTGTTGAAGAGGATGGCTTGAAGGAAATCGCTCTCGATGACGGCCTGATCATCAATAAAGAGGATGAGTATAGCAACTGGCTTATTGAGGCTTATACAGACAAATCTTATACCCGTTATTTCTCCGACGCTCTTGACCAGCAAAAAGAGTTGGTTGTCCAGGCCGTCATCACAAAAAAGGAAAATGATCCAGCTGCCTTCGTGACCAGGGTTTCATCCATTAAAGAGCTGGAAAATCACATTAGCGTTCTGCTTGAGGGCAGCCTTAAAAGAACTAAAAGTGATTATGCAGAACTGCTGCTGGACAGTCTCCTTCAATCAGGCATGGAGGGCGATGTGCTGCTGAATGAATTTAAAACTAAGATGAAAAGCAAACCAGGGCTTGCTGCTGTTAAAAAATAA
- the spoIIID gene encoding sporulation transcriptional regulator SpoIIID: MHDYIKERTIKIGKYIVETKKTVRVIAKEFGVSKSTVHKDLTERLPEINPDLANEVKEILDYHKSIRHLRGGEATKMKYKKEELEGEPVQ, translated from the coding sequence GTGCACGATTACATCAAAGAGAGAACTATCAAGATTGGAAAGTATATCGTGGAGACGAAAAAAACAGTTCGCGTGATTGCGAAAGAGTTTGGCGTATCCAAAAGTACAGTCCATAAAGATCTGACAGAAAGGCTTCCTGAAATCAATCCTGATCTTGCAAACGAAGTAAAGGAAATACTTGATTACCATAAATCGATCCGCCACCTGCGCGGGGGAGAAGCAACAAAAATGAAATACAAGAAAGAGGAACTGGAAGGCGAGCCTGTTCAGTAG
- the mreB gene encoding rod shape-determining protein: MFARDIGIDLGTANVLIHVKGRGIVLNEPSVVAIDRNNNKVLAVGEEARRMVGRTPGNIVAIRPLKDGVIADFDVTEAMLKHFINKLNVKGFLSKPRILICCPTNITSVEQKAIKEAAEKSGGKKVYLEEEPKVAAIGAGMDIFQPSGNMVVDIGGGTTDVAVLSMGDIVTSSSIKMAGDKFDAEILNYIKREYKLLIGERTAENIKINIATVFPDSRDEEIDIRGRDMVSGLPRTITVRSGEIEQALRESVAVIVQAAKTVLERTPPELSADIIDRGVILTGGGALLHGIDMLLAEELKVPVLVAENPMDCVAIGTGIMLDNIDKLPKRRLG, translated from the coding sequence ATGTTTGCTAGAGATATTGGAATTGACCTGGGTACTGCCAATGTACTGATTCATGTAAAAGGCCGGGGAATTGTGTTGAATGAGCCATCTGTAGTGGCGATTGACAGGAACAATAATAAAGTGCTGGCTGTCGGCGAAGAAGCGCGCCGCATGGTAGGGCGTACGCCCGGCAATATTGTCGCCATCCGCCCGCTGAAGGACGGCGTCATTGCCGACTTTGATGTGACTGAAGCTATGCTGAAGCATTTTATCAACAAATTGAATGTAAAAGGATTCTTATCCAAGCCGCGCATCCTGATCTGCTGCCCGACCAATATTACAAGCGTCGAACAGAAAGCAATCAAGGAAGCTGCCGAAAAAAGCGGCGGCAAGAAAGTCTACCTTGAGGAAGAGCCGAAGGTCGCTGCAATCGGCGCGGGCATGGACATCTTCCAGCCGAGCGGAAACATGGTTGTCGATATCGGCGGAGGAACTACAGATGTAGCTGTTCTTTCAATGGGCGATATCGTTACATCTTCTTCCATCAAGATGGCCGGCGACAAATTTGATGCCGAAATCCTCAACTACATCAAGCGTGAGTACAAGCTTCTGATCGGTGAGAGGACGGCCGAAAACATCAAGATCAATATCGCAACTGTATTCCCGGATTCGAGGGATGAAGAAATCGATATCCGCGGCCGTGACATGGTATCAGGCCTCCCAAGGACGATCACAGTCCGTTCCGGCGAAATCGAACAGGCTCTCCGCGAATCAGTCGCGGTCATCGTCCAGGCTGCCAAAACAGTCCTGGAAAGGACACCGCCTGAGCTCTCAGCCGACATCATCGACCGCGGTGTCATTCTCACAGGAGGCGGAGCCCTTCTGCATGGCATCGACATGCTGCTGGCAGAAGAGCTTAAAGTGCCGGTCCTTGTGGCTGAGAACCCGATGGATTGCGTAGCAATCGGAACCGGCATCATGCTGGACAATATCGATAAACTGCCTAAGAGAAGATTGGGCTAA
- a CDS encoding flagellar hook-basal body protein, which translates to MFRGFYTVASGMLSQQRRTEMLTNNMANSNTPGFKADQSSMRAFPEMLLQSAGQLEIPVQNRLKMPLNKEIGSINTGVYMQENTPNFLQGDLRETGQNTDLALVDITMPEDEETGISASVFFKVSGADGGTRYTRNGDFTLDGEGFLTTASGMYVLDGQDNRIQLGSDRFTVSNAGQITGENGETAQLGFGFSENPAELIKEGDGLFRTEDGAPLAEAVDNPEAGFALQQGFLESSNVDASRTMTDMMTAYRAFEANQKVLQAYDRSMEKMANEVGRIG; encoded by the coding sequence ATGTTTAGAGGTTTTTACACGGTTGCTTCCGGGATGCTGTCCCAGCAGCGCAGGACGGAAATGCTGACGAATAATATGGCCAATAGCAATACACCAGGTTTCAAGGCGGACCAGTCCTCGATGAGGGCATTTCCGGAAATGCTCCTCCAAAGTGCGGGGCAGCTGGAAATCCCCGTTCAAAACAGGCTTAAGATGCCGCTGAACAAGGAAATCGGCAGCATCAACACGGGTGTTTATATGCAGGAGAACACACCTAACTTCCTTCAGGGAGACCTGAGGGAAACCGGACAGAATACTGACCTGGCTCTTGTAGATATCACAATGCCGGAGGATGAAGAAACGGGGATCAGCGCTTCTGTATTCTTCAAGGTGTCAGGAGCTGACGGCGGTACGCGCTATACGCGTAACGGCGACTTCACGCTTGATGGGGAAGGCTTCCTGACTACAGCTTCCGGCATGTACGTTCTCGACGGGCAGGATAATCGGATCCAGCTTGGAAGCGACCGCTTCACTGTCTCGAATGCCGGCCAAATCACAGGTGAAAATGGTGAGACCGCACAGCTTGGATTCGGCTTCTCGGAAAATCCGGCAGAGCTGATCAAGGAAGGCGACGGCCTGTTCCGGACTGAAGATGGAGCGCCGCTCGCAGAGGCCGTAGATAATCCGGAAGCCGGCTTCGCGCTGCAGCAGGGATTCCTGGAATCCTCAAACGTGGATGCAAGCAGGACGATGACCGATATGATGACAGCCTACCGGGCTTTTGAAGCTAACCAGAAGGTTTTGCAGGCTTATGACCGCAGTATGGAAAAAATGGCGAATGAGGTCGGCCGCATCGGATGA
- the ssb gene encoding single-stranded DNA-binding protein — protein MINQAILVGRLTRNPELKITAEGVSVTNITLAVNRQYRNQQGEIEADFVQCTLWKKTAENTAQYCRKGSLIGITGRIQTRNYDNQDGRKVYVTEVIAETVRFLEPKREIAAGSSGKELVSQ, from the coding sequence ATGATCAACCAGGCTATCTTAGTAGGAAGGCTAACAAGAAATCCAGAGCTGAAAATTACAGCAGAGGGTGTTTCGGTTACAAATATTACTCTGGCTGTGAACAGGCAGTACCGCAATCAGCAGGGTGAAATTGAAGCAGACTTTGTTCAGTGTACTCTATGGAAAAAAACAGCAGAAAACACAGCCCAATATTGCCGGAAAGGATCTCTGATCGGGATAACCGGCCGAATCCAGACAAGAAATTACGATAACCAGGATGGCAGGAAGGTTTATGTGACCGAAGTGATTGCTGAAACAGTAAGATTCCTTGAGCCGAAACGGGAAATTGCCGCCGGCAGCAGCGGGAAGGAGCTGGTAAGCCAGTGA
- a CDS encoding S8 family serine peptidase, with product MKSAKKILALFTLFLLVFSSSVSAAALPEKARSTKGQQNQKSIQEIKKADLEKQYKNTDMVRVIVEMKGEPAISYAQKQNKRFKELPAATKKQLSSQKLAEQQKVKDSVKKSRVKLIERESFTTVVNGFSADVMFGDIEKVKEVSGVKSVQIVHEYTRPEEKPEMLYSKELVQAQEAWREYDFKGEGMIVGVIDTGVDPSHRDMILSDETEEELSSAEVQTFINTNGLPGKFYTEKVPYGYNYMDENDTIRDIGPDASMHGMHVAGTVGANGDEENGGIKGVAPEAQILALKVFGNDPEMPSTYSDIYVKAIDDAIVLGADVLNMSLGSTAGFVSPEDQEQKAIERAVENGILMSISAGNSAHFGNGHANPWASNPDIGVSGSPGVSYDSLQVASIENSYMDLDAVNYTFGDESGKAAFLSASSVHPNDVSQKTYEVAYGGLGKPAELTGVAGKYALIKRGELAFTEKALNAQAAGAVGVIIYNNADGYVNMQTDPAITIPQLFMLKQDGDKLAEAINGGETVTISFNGEKTKSANPEAGKMSAFTSWGLTPNLDFKPEITAPGGQIYSTLENNQYGMMSGTSMAAPHVSGGSALVLERVDNEFGVTGFDRVNLAKNLMMNTAKPVIDRGTVNAAFGWGLPYSPRRQGSGIMQLNSALQTPVIVTEEASNEGKVALKEVGDTFEFTLKAQNYSDEEAVYDVSANLQTDFAAYGELGWDPDSLEAQEILNASIKVNGGDTAEVTVPANGSVTFDVTVDVSDAKVVEPSITGDWETQVDIDEVFPNGYFVEGFVTLTDSNDVNAELSVPYVGFKGEWDKAPILDGMKYDDQESFYGMAGAVYESGDSYSYLGYNPVADAFESEAIAISPNGDKVKEQLIPILSFLRNAKKAEFSIVDENGKVLRKLRTENDLRKHYYDGGAAANYSLTPARGWDGKLNNKIAADGQYYYEIKTKIDFLDAEWQSVKIPVKVDTVVPSVKADLVDDNTKLSIEAADNAGGSGISYLDIYINDESILEIPLNGDTAEFVLPEGLEVGDTVTVVAVDNAGNYSESTAEVGSKDKTIPYVYLTEPAALEVYNKNDLNVKGTIKEESGIKEFTIDGKSVDVTYNEDKKQYEFSTTMHFEDGVHSFVVKATDTAKNSISFKRTILVDATGPSVEVNGLPSTKYVKHDADNPVVNVKVADNFDELRFYLNGSELFYNEFKEPYAMRSIEKVFENIELELAEGENQFVFEAVDLAGNKTARTIELYKLKEGETPPAKGETPDKGKDTEKGKPINPTPVKPDPVKIGKPLPVQPGKQKM from the coding sequence ATGAAGTCTGCTAAGAAAATTTTAGCATTATTCACACTATTTTTATTGGTTTTCTCATCTTCTGTATCAGCAGCCGCTTTGCCTGAGAAGGCAAGAAGCACAAAAGGCCAGCAGAATCAAAAGTCCATTCAGGAAATCAAGAAGGCGGACCTTGAAAAGCAATATAAAAACACGGATATGGTCCGTGTTATTGTTGAAATGAAAGGCGAGCCTGCCATTTCTTATGCACAAAAACAGAATAAGAGATTTAAAGAGCTTCCGGCTGCAACCAAGAAGCAGCTGAGCAGCCAAAAGCTTGCCGAGCAGCAGAAGGTTAAAGACTCGGTCAAGAAAAGCAGGGTAAAGCTTATTGAGCGTGAAAGCTTTACAACTGTAGTCAATGGCTTCAGTGCAGATGTAATGTTCGGAGATATCGAAAAAGTGAAGGAAGTCTCCGGAGTAAAAAGTGTACAGATCGTCCACGAATATACACGCCCTGAAGAAAAGCCTGAGATGCTCTACAGCAAAGAGCTCGTACAGGCCCAGGAAGCATGGAGAGAGTATGATTTCAAGGGTGAGGGAATGATCGTTGGTGTCATTGACACAGGTGTAGATCCGTCCCACCGTGATATGATTCTTTCCGATGAAACTGAAGAGGAATTGTCCAGTGCAGAAGTTCAAACTTTTATTAATACCAATGGACTTCCAGGCAAATTTTATACTGAAAAAGTACCTTATGGCTACAACTATATGGATGAAAATGATACCATCCGCGATATCGGTCCTGATGCTTCCATGCACGGAATGCACGTTGCCGGAACTGTTGGAGCCAATGGTGACGAAGAAAACGGCGGAATCAAGGGTGTGGCGCCTGAAGCCCAGATCCTTGCATTGAAGGTTTTCGGTAATGACCCGGAAATGCCAAGCACTTATAGTGATATCTATGTAAAAGCAATCGATGATGCCATCGTATTAGGCGCAGACGTCCTGAATATGAGCCTTGGTTCTACAGCAGGCTTTGTTTCTCCAGAGGACCAGGAGCAAAAAGCAATTGAGAGGGCCGTTGAGAATGGTATTTTAATGTCTATTTCTGCAGGCAACTCAGCCCATTTTGGTAATGGTCATGCCAACCCATGGGCTTCTAACCCTGATATCGGGGTGTCAGGTTCCCCAGGTGTGAGTTATGACTCACTTCAAGTAGCTTCCATTGAGAATTCTTACATGGATCTTGATGCAGTGAACTATACATTTGGTGATGAAAGTGGAAAGGCGGCCTTCTTATCAGCCAGCAGCGTACATCCGAATGATGTATCACAAAAGACATATGAAGTAGCTTACGGCGGCTTAGGCAAGCCTGCCGAACTTACAGGAGTGGCGGGAAAGTATGCCCTTATCAAGCGCGGCGAATTGGCGTTCACCGAAAAAGCGCTGAATGCCCAGGCTGCAGGAGCGGTTGGCGTTATTATCTATAACAACGCTGATGGGTATGTAAACATGCAGACAGATCCAGCCATCACCATCCCGCAGCTGTTCATGCTGAAGCAGGATGGAGATAAACTGGCTGAAGCAATTAATGGAGGAGAGACTGTAACAATCTCCTTTAATGGCGAAAAAACAAAATCAGCAAATCCTGAAGCTGGCAAAATGAGTGCCTTCACTTCATGGGGGTTAACGCCTAACCTGGATTTCAAGCCTGAAATCACAGCCCCGGGCGGACAGATTTATTCTACACTTGAAAACAACCAGTACGGAATGATGAGTGGTACTTCCATGGCTGCGCCTCATGTATCTGGAGGATCTGCACTTGTTCTGGAACGTGTTGACAATGAATTTGGCGTAACAGGCTTCGACCGTGTAAACCTAGCGAAGAACCTGATGATGAATACGGCAAAGCCGGTCATTGACCGGGGAACTGTTAACGCAGCATTTGGATGGGGGCTTCCATATTCACCGAGACGTCAGGGATCAGGTATCATGCAGCTGAACTCTGCCCTTCAGACTCCGGTAATTGTGACGGAAGAAGCGAGCAATGAAGGTAAGGTTGCTCTTAAAGAAGTAGGCGACACATTTGAGTTTACTTTAAAAGCGCAAAACTACAGCGATGAAGAAGCTGTATATGATGTAAGTGCGAACCTTCAGACTGACTTTGCGGCATACGGGGAACTAGGTTGGGATCCAGATAGCCTGGAGGCACAGGAGATTTTGAATGCTTCCATTAAAGTGAATGGCGGGGATACAGCAGAAGTTACTGTACCGGCAAATGGTTCTGTCACTTTTGATGTAACGGTTGATGTGAGTGATGCTAAGGTTGTAGAGCCTAGTATTACTGGAGACTGGGAAACGCAGGTGGACATTGACGAAGTATTCCCGAACGGTTACTTTGTAGAAGGCTTTGTCACATTGACAGACTCAAATGATGTAAATGCAGAACTGTCTGTACCGTATGTCGGCTTCAAGGGCGAGTGGGATAAAGCGCCAATCCTTGATGGCATGAAATATGATGATCAAGAATCATTCTATGGTATGGCAGGGGCTGTTTATGAAAGTGGAGACAGTTACAGCTATTTAGGTTACAACCCTGTTGCTGATGCATTTGAGAGCGAAGCAATCGCCATTTCTCCGAACGGGGATAAAGTGAAGGAACAGCTGATTCCGATTCTTTCATTCCTTAGAAATGCAAAGAAAGCTGAATTCTCTATTGTTGATGAGAACGGCAAGGTTCTAAGGAAGCTGAGGACCGAAAACGATCTTCGCAAGCATTATTATGATGGCGGAGCCGCAGCAAATTATTCACTTACTCCTGCCAGAGGCTGGGACGGCAAGCTGAATAACAAAATTGCCGCCGACGGGCAGTATTACTATGAAATCAAGACTAAAATAGATTTCCTTGATGCTGAATGGCAAAGCGTCAAGATTCCTGTTAAAGTCGATACTGTAGTGCCAAGCGTTAAAGCTGATCTAGTGGATGATAATACAAAGCTGTCCATTGAAGCAGCTGATAATGCAGGAGGTTCAGGAATTTCCTATCTTGATATCTATATCAATGACGAATCTATCCTGGAGATTCCTTTAAATGGCGATACTGCTGAGTTCGTTCTTCCGGAAGGACTTGAAGTTGGCGATACAGTAACGGTTGTCGCAGTCGATAATGCAGGCAACTACTCTGAGTCTACTGCTGAAGTTGGCAGCAAAGACAAAACGATTCCATATGTTTACCTGACTGAGCCTGCAGCACTGGAAGTGTACAATAAAAATGACTTGAATGTTAAAGGAACAATCAAAGAAGAATCAGGCATAAAGGAATTCACCATTGACGGCAAATCAGTCGATGTCACTTATAATGAAGACAAGAAGCAATATGAGTTCTCTACTACTATGCATTTTGAAGATGGGGTTCATTCGTTTGTGGTTAAAGCAACAGACACAGCGAAAAACTCTATCTCCTTCAAGCGCACGATTCTTGTGGATGCAACCGGACCTTCAGTAGAGGTAAACGGACTACCTTCAACAAAATATGTCAAGCATGATGCCGACAACCCGGTTGTCAACGTCAAGGTAGCAGACAACTTTGATGAACTGCGCTTCTATTTGAATGGCAGCGAGCTCTTCTATAACGAATTCAAAGAGCCTTATGCTATGAGAAGCATTGAGAAGGTCTTTGAAAATATTGAACTTGAACTTGCGGAAGGTGAGAACCAGTTCGTCTTTGAAGCTGTCGACCTGGCAGGGAACAAGACGGCAAGGACAATAGAGCTTTATAAGCTGAAAGAAGGTGAAACACCGCCAGCAAAAGGTGAAACACCAGACAAAGGTAAAGACACGGAAAAAGGCAAGCCAATCAATCCGACACCTGTAAAACCAGATCCGGTCAAGATTGGGAAGCCATTGCCTGTCCAGCCTGGAAAACAAAAAATGTAG
- the fabZ gene encoding 3-hydroxyacyl-ACP dehydratase FabZ, translating into MLDINQIKEIIPHRYPFLLVDRILEVEEAQRAIGIKNVTANEEFFNGHFPDYPVMPGVLIVEALAQVGAVAMLKKEENRGRLAFFAGIDNCRFKRQVKPGDQLRLEVEMTRVRGAIGKGKGTATVDGELVCEAELTFALGDKQE; encoded by the coding sequence ATGCTGGATATAAACCAAATCAAAGAAATCATTCCCCACCGCTATCCTTTCCTGCTCGTGGACCGCATCCTTGAGGTTGAAGAGGCGCAGAGGGCAATTGGGATAAAAAATGTGACGGCGAATGAGGAATTCTTCAACGGGCATTTCCCGGACTACCCGGTTATGCCAGGAGTGCTGATTGTTGAAGCTTTGGCGCAGGTCGGTGCCGTGGCCATGCTCAAAAAAGAGGAAAACCGCGGGCGCCTCGCCTTCTTTGCAGGCATAGATAACTGCCGTTTTAAAAGACAGGTAAAGCCGGGCGACCAGCTCCGTCTTGAAGTTGAAATGACACGTGTAAGAGGAGCCATCGGAAAAGGGAAAGGCACCGCAACAGTAGATGGGGAGCTTGTCTGCGAAGCAGAGCTGACGTTTGCCCTTGGAGATAAGCAGGAATAA
- a CDS encoding DNA-directed RNA polymerase subunit beta — translation MLVKKNQEAANTREQKKKQKAEEKAAGKRIIRIRLVPIWLRVIIVLILIAGSLILGAFVGYSVMGGGKASDIFEKSTWMHIKDLVEKE, via the coding sequence ATGCTAGTGAAGAAAAACCAGGAAGCGGCCAACACGCGTGAACAAAAGAAAAAACAAAAAGCGGAAGAGAAAGCGGCCGGCAAAAGGATCATCCGCATACGCCTTGTCCCGATCTGGCTTCGAGTCATCATTGTGCTGATTTTAATCGCCGGAAGCCTCATCCTCGGAGCATTTGTGGGCTACAGTGTAATGGGCGGCGGCAAAGCATCCGATATTTTTGAAAAATCGACCTGGATGCATATCAAGGATCTGGTTGAAAAAGAATAA
- a CDS encoding flagellar hook-basal body protein, giving the protein MSRMMITATNTLAQLQKQMDITSHNMANVDTTGYKRREATFTDLLVQQFANQPNSADENRLTPNGLRQGTGAMLAQSQIVMAQGSIKTTDRQLDTAFTKENQLYKVLVQTETGSEVQYTRDGAFYLTPVSDTESMLVTSAGNAVLDENDNPIYINGQPGEFAITENGILTAKDSTGQEQEFSLGIVRVNKPQFLQQQGGNLLALAAGADGIDVLTDLTGALRGEAGVQQRALEQSNVNMQKEMTDLITVQRAYQFQSRAISMADQMMGLVNGIR; this is encoded by the coding sequence ATGAGCAGAATGATGATTACAGCCACCAATACGCTGGCCCAGCTGCAAAAGCAGATGGATATAACAAGCCACAATATGGCGAATGTCGATACGACCGGCTACAAGCGCAGGGAAGCCACGTTTACAGACCTGCTTGTGCAGCAATTTGCCAATCAGCCGAACTCGGCTGATGAAAACAGGCTGACGCCTAATGGGCTGAGGCAGGGCACCGGGGCGATGCTGGCCCAGTCGCAGATCGTGATGGCGCAGGGCAGCATTAAAACGACGGACCGCCAGCTGGACACGGCTTTTACGAAAGAGAATCAGCTTTATAAAGTTCTTGTCCAGACAGAGACAGGCTCAGAGGTTCAATATACACGGGATGGTGCGTTCTATTTGACGCCGGTATCCGACACAGAAAGCATGCTTGTCACCAGCGCCGGCAACGCAGTCCTGGATGAGAATGATAATCCGATTTACATCAATGGGCAGCCCGGTGAATTTGCCATTACAGAGAACGGCATCCTGACAGCAAAGGACAGCACCGGCCAGGAGCAGGAATTCAGCCTCGGCATTGTCAGAGTCAATAAGCCTCAGTTCCTGCAGCAGCAGGGAGGCAATCTGCTGGCACTGGCAGCCGGCGCGGATGGGATCGATGTATTGACTGATTTGACAGGCGCACTGCGCGGCGAGGCAGGTGTCCAGCAAAGGGCGCTTGAGCAGTCGAATGTGAATATGCAAAAAGAAATGACTGATCTTATTACCGTACAGCGTGCCTATCAGTTCCAGTCACGCGCCATTTCAATGGCAGACCAGATGATGGGGCTTGTAAACGGGATCAGGTAA